The DNA window GTGAGCGCGAAGCTAACAGAGAGGATTTGCATTGAGGTGGAGAGGAATGAGGGTGACCCATCTGAGGTCGTCTAACATTGTGTCATGGAGCAGTGCCAGTAGTGGAACCTGGTGTGGGTGGGTTGGAACAAAGTTGCCCGAGCTGAATGAAGTGGAGATACTCTTGTGGTTCCCAAAGAATCATACGAGAGGCGGTGTGATTAGTTGAAAATCGTGGGGCTAAGATTCGATTGGATATTGAACAATATATGTATGTTGAAAATGAATactagtgataaaatgcaaactctatatattgtacaaactccaaactatcatatggaccgttagaaaatgtcaacagatggcaaaataatagcaacaaaaaatttcaacaaagTGTCAACCCaatttcaacacaacatcaaccgttgaaAATGTCAACAGCGGAAGCGCATCATAAATCAATTAAAtgataattctgatctatttagcagattatttagacaaattctattcgcgcaattatcacatgtataatgctcataacttgaatcaaatcatgctttaagcgtaattgaaacctaaaacatgcttttctacggattagccattttaccttgatgattctccaaagaatcgaagatagctcgcgccttctccacgtgaagatgttgagtactagaccacggatcttctgattgGTTCCCGAATTGTatgctgatatcagtgtgggctacCCCACCAGGATACTAGGAAGACAGAAACCTCACGTGAAGTAGGAGAGAAAATCATCCCCTATAGGTATCAGGAGGGgaaagaaaattttaatgaaaattgtattttctgtctcctttattttcctatttatattaagtttttttttaaaattaactcctatataagggaggaaattacaagtaaactcctatactatagataggaggaaattacaactgatgtcaagagggctcgaactcggcacctcatgcaataatgtctaagctccttgccgctaggacaaaggctctggactcctatttatattaagttacatattatgtgtagtcagggatctatggaaggttttggatatggcctcccccaattagctttttactaattaaattgaatccacaatttaatacaagcttatattggaatattattagccgccactacagaaataatattgcactgcacatccaaatccaaaattataagtaatccagGTTTCCGTTATTTGTCGTTCATTTCCctcgcttaagatagaaatgtccattgaTTAATTGGTGTctgttatggacttaattaattatcttattaattcaagagtagacttagcaagaaacgcctatttattattcatagagtaatcaaactccaactagctaagttccgaataataaagccttgtttcaagctcctcttggggacattatcaaacgaaaCTCACCtcacgcacgattcaatataatagcaatcctagcatctctagatattaatcaccactacccaatataccaggattattgggttgcgaaaaaccagcaccatttggtaagtcaaagtagtgcataatcaataccgtatgctcaatgctaccgtattgattaagaaataaataattatcaagacctcgtctttcagtagatagcataaagacttgtctcgctgttagatctaattcagtgctctaccacaccaatgtcatcttatttcagtaaggcttagaaatatgcggactgacattgcaaccttttacGACatgtagtctaggcctatctgggttgtgaaattcttgtttttctttgttcagaaccgACCGTGTTACTTTAAAGTGGAtgtcgcccacaaccggtctactaaaataaagacttagactttgttaagtttcttatacatttaaacatgcaataaacatccattaaatgtaaaacataacaatattatgataaaaataatatgttcattccttggaaaataaaataagagtttttacagtattcaatcactcgaaatgtgatttctagtatacaaactctaacaattttgtcatctgttgatattttttaacagattatagtttggagtttgtacactatatagagtttgcattttatcacattcctccctatatatatatatatatgtatgtattctatttttcatttttatgtaTAGCAAATTAATTTTGTTCCGTTCATGGTAAGATATATTTttgaattatgatttttttttataatgatgAGGTTATAGTCCTTTAATTCTaaagttaatattttttataaagaaGCTTTTTTAACTTTATGAATAGTTATTCCTTTGATTTAGTTCTTTATTATCTTTACTTTATAATTTaacatttgaattttattttgtgatttattttaaatctGTTATGTTTTAATAGTGATTCATAAATACTTTTAATCCTCATAGAACTAAAATTTTgttcattttatattttggtataaatattactccctctgtccgagtttaagagtcacatttagaatctatcatatttggacataaaatttaacctcattattcatcaaatttacactcaaatgccattactttcataaaaataaaacaaaacaaaattctaaacatacaaaaagtcaaaagggtctcactttccactacctcacttcaattattacacactccaacaaccactacctcacttcatttattacacactccaccaatttcttaaaacccgtgccataactaaatcttactcttaaaatgggacggatggagtaattattATAACTGAAGTTATTATACATGCTCCACCTATTAATCAAAATATGTGACAAATAttttacttcctccgttccatatTCCATATTAGtcgcattttcatttttttccataaatttgaaattgattttttagtgtaactaaattagtattttaaatataatgagGGTCACTAAATAAAAGAACACTTGGCTAACATAAATATATGAATTAAATACTCTAATTattacttaaaatagaaattgtGTAAGTAATTTGAGACGAACTGAAATAgaaaagtgcaagtaacatgggacggagggaatattaatTACACCATCAAGGAATGTCAACTAAAACATAATATTAATTTGAATCCAAATCTCATGATATGGCCTCAGCATCCCCACATTTTCTCCTTTCTATCcttaaattagtactactatatggTAGAGACAATTCATTTTCAGCcatcattttgaaaaaatgataataaataattaaaatagagaaaaataaaataagagagagaattctctctactttaactatttattatcattaaagtattattagtggagaatgagtcccacctcgtTAGAGAGAAAATTTTTTTCTAAacttagaaagtgcatattcttgtaggacgaactaaaaagggaaaaactgcatatttttgtgggacggagggagtataacattGAGTATACAATATTAATTATGCACTTCTTTGACTTATCAATTGATACATGTGTTTCGCAACCTAGTAAACCTGAAATTTTGAAGTGTTCAGAGAGAATAGTTATGATAATGCGAAAGAATATATGTTATCTACACCTATTATCAATCAAAATACAAAGAAATTTCTCTCATAAAGAAAATAAGAGATTTAATAAGCATTGAATTTGATGAGAAATGTCATTTAGGAAAAGAAGAAAGTGTTGAATAGATGGAAGAGGAAAGGATAGAAAAGACCGAGAAGGAGATGGTGATGAATTTGAAGAAGAATAAATTTCCACTTGTAGGCAGCTATGAGTTGAAGAGTTCAACACATGAGTACAAGAGAGTGCACCACCTCATTGGCGATCCATGGCAgaaaataaatcatgattacCACAACATAAATGAGGAAGATGGTAGATTCTCTAAGGATTCTAGTCATCGGAAAGTACCAAAAGTTTCTTACCAATTGAGGCGCACTTCATCTGTCACCTATAAATAAGGAGTTAAGTTTCTTGCTAAAATATCTAAATAAGTGGATCATTGTGTTACAATATTGTAGCCGGATTTGTTCCAAACCAAGATATAATTCAATGTGTTCCTTCAACTTTTCAATTGAGTATTGTTGAATAGTCATCATAATTAACATTCTATAATTAGAGATAATTCTTAATTATTAAAACCATATTTTATACAAAATAAGTTTGATCAAATAGCCGAAAATTCAGAGAGAGAATGCCATTTTAAAATGAGACCGGAGAAGTTGGTCTTCCACATACCACAACTTCATCTCAATCACCCAACAAATTCTAACTAACACTCTCATTATCCAACACCATATTATTAACCATCATTCTAATTCCatagttttttcttttgttaGTTTAGCTTTTAGGAGGAGAAAGAAATTTCAGTTTTCCATTTCAATCAAGAAAGACTTATTCCAATCAAGAAAAAGACTTGTGAGCTTCTATTTGTCTCTCTTCTTTGATCTAGTTTGGAGCTTTTCATTTGTCCATTCTTTTAGATTATTCCAGTAAGTTgccttttaatttaattcaatccAATTTGATTCTTCAATCTTTTAAATTGGTTATGAATTTTCTTCTCATTACCTTTCCAGAATTTGGGAGAATTGCTGTCGGTTTGTGAAGGAAATGCGCACTATATATTTGATATAAAAAGTGTTCGAGGTATGAATTTCTTGAAGATGAAAATgtttgaggaaaagaaataattatcAGCATTTATTTTATACTTCATTTATACGCCATTAAATAttgcatatttcattttttgtccTTCCGCTATTAAATGTGTCATCTCactttcactaatttttttggTGTATGaatctcatattctactaatttattTCACTCCCATTTTATTAGTATGAAACTCGTAGAGATAATTACACTAttcatattagtacaaaatgtttaaattttgtataaataagacaaaaaatttcatccgtgttttatttttgtatatttcatCTAAATGTCAACCGTATGCCCACATGATATAAAAAATGTTTTAACATTGTTTCATGTTTatacaaaatatttcattattatttCATGTTGGTACAAAATGTTTTATCATTACTTCTTCGTATGTAAAAAGTTAACAACGTTTAGACATGCATGACGAAATGTCTTAAACTAAAATGGGATTGAAACCTTTTGTATTGTTTATgcaaacttcaaactttttttttatcaatataaAACAATGAtgaaatattatgaattatGTAATAAACCCATAAAAGTAGGATTCATATTACACTCACTTTTCCTACGTACACTTTTctttacaaagtcaaataattttttataaaaattgatcaGATAATAAAATGGGACATTTTTACGGGACTGGGAGAGTATAAAAATGCATGAAATATTTAGTGTGCTGCAGTGTGTAGGAGAAGGCACAAAATAATAATGTTCGGATTCTCGGTAAAAAACCTACAAAATGGGTTTGGATCACCTCGGTCTCCGACTCCGAGTACAGCTGCACGAGTGGAATCGTCATCTCCGCAAACCGACGTCGGAGAAATCGACACACGCGCACCCTTTGAATCGGTCAAAGCTGCCGTTAGTTTATTCGGCGAAGTTATCTCGCCCAGAGCGAGGCCCGTCACCAAGAAGACTAAAGCCGAAGAGGTACCACAACTTTACCACTATATTATGAGAACTACATTTTTACTTCAtaattttgctatttattattTGCTGcccttattttataaaaatattactaccaTACATCTTTGAACTTTATGTAATATCGCTTGaatgatttttgaattttttttttgataaaaatgcCCTCAAAACCCTTAGATATATTTTTGTCAGATTTATTTGCTTTTTTATCCCATCATTCTTCTCTCCTCTTTATTTAATAATATGAAAAAAACAATTATACAGTACTACATAATTCCTATATCCTATAGGTGCCCATGGTTCCGGAACCAGAGGTTACGGTTCGGAACTGCCAGTTCCGATTTTGGAAATTGCCGAACaagaaccgaaccgaaccgaaccatGAGGGTGTTTcatggttccggttccggttccaaaactgccggtttcggttccgaaccgaCGGTTTTCTggcggtttttcacggttccaaACAGTCGGTTTTCGGTGATTTTTTGCGGTTCCAGCTCGGTTTTActgttttccggcggtttttcgcAGTTTTGatttggaaccggcggttccgtcACGTTTTCGGTTCGAAAATTTTCGAACCTGAACCAAATCACGGTTCTAAAATTGacggttttggttcgggtaaATTCTCACGGTTTCAGTTCGAAACCGTAACAACCGGTTACGTTTCAGAATTGTAAACCTTGGGCACCTCTACTATGTCCAGCCAAGGCAGGGGTGGAGCCAGGAATTTATAGGGAAGGGGACAAATTTATCTACCAAGAAAATTTAAGAATTTGAGGATGGACATTTAgtaaaaaattgaaagaaataaattttattatagaCAATATATGTGTAGAAGAAAATTTGaggtggggcaaatgcccctcctaAGTGCTTACTAGATCCGCCCCTGAACCAAGATGACacgttttgtttttagtttgtctcaaatAAGATAACACATTTCTAGTTTTCGAAATAATAAAGCAATTGTTTTGTCTAATTAATACATCTAAccatttttctctccaattaaaatatgcagatctttctctctctaattaatactccctccgtccccaaagaatatgcactttgggttcggcacgaattttaatacaaaattggtaaagaaatagagagataaagtaaataaagtattgttagtggagaatgagtctcacctcattacaGAGAAAAGagattccaaaattagaaagtgaatATTCTTATGTgacggattaaaaaggaaagagtgcatattcttgtggggaTAGAGGGGGtatttacactcacattttctcTTCATACTTTAACACATTtaccaacaactcctaaaatctgcGTCAACCGAGAAATGTGTCACCTTAGTTAGAACGAAGGAATGTTTTGTTATTAATTTGGATGAAAATATAACACATTATATCTATTAATCTAAAATAAAGAAGAGGGGGTTGAGATGAGAGGAGAGGAGAAAatgtgaataaaaaaaattaaaaaattgattaaaataacTCTTAGGGTTAATGGGTATTTTATTCTAATAGTTTTGAAAATGTAAAATTCTTTTCACAATATTACAATACAATTCAGAGATGTGTGAGTACTATTTTGTTTAAAAAGAATTGCAAATTATTATAGCAGAATTGGTTTTATAGTAATGTACTCCTTATACTCACTCAAttggtatttttaattatttatagcaAAAACTGCTTGAAAGAGAAACCCAACATCACATGGTGATTAAAGAGTTGGAATTCTACAAAGAGCAGCTGAGAGGTGCAGAAAATGACAAGGCACAAGCTAAACAAGATCTGCACAAGGCCAACCTTGCTCTCCACGACCTAACCGGGAAGCTCGAAAATCTCAGCGAATCGAAGCAAGCAGCCATCAAAGCCACGGAGGCTATGAAGCGAAGAGCTGCGGAGCTCGAGGTGCAGCAAACCGAAGCTCAAATGGGCAACGCCGCGTGGAAGCTTGAGCTCGACCTCGAGAGGGAACGCTACAAGGCCTCCTCGGGCGAGCTCATCGTCGCCAAGCAAGAGCTCGCCAACTTGAGACAAGACTTCGATGCAGCCCTCGGGGCCAAACTGACCGCCTTCCAGCGGATAGAGGACGCGCGACAGTCCACCAAAGCCAGTGGGGACAGGCAGAGCATGCTGTCGAAAGAGGTCGCTATGCTACGCCGTGCGCTCGATCAAGTCAAGTTCGACTCGCTCCAAGCGCAGGAGGAGCACCTCAAGCTCATCGCGGAGAAGGAGGTGCACTTGCTCGTGCACAAGTCCGCGAAAGAAGTGGCCGAGATGGAGATCAAGGCCCTTAGAGAGGTCTACGCTCCCGAAGAGAATTTGGGGCGAAAGCTCGAGGAGGCCACCGAGGCCATCAAGCTTTTGCAGGAGCAGCTCAACGATGTGCGCGCATCCGATCTCAACTCGCTGCAGACTGCACACAGCGAGCTCGACTGCGCTAGGAAGGAGCTGCAGCAGCTCCTCGCTGAGGAGCTTTCGCTGCGCGCTACTGTTGAGTCGCTCGAGCATGAGCTGGAAAGGCTCAAGAGGGACCACACCGAGTGTGAGAAGAAGCTGTCTGAGGCAGAGCTGGAGATCGAGCAGATGAGGCTCGAGCTAGCTGAGAGGACGGTCGAGCTTGAGACGGCCCAGTCTAGGAATATACGCGAGGAAATGCAGTCCGCTCTCGACAATTTGCTAGCACAAGTTCAAGCGGAACGAGACCAAGCAGAGAAGTTCCATAACGACGTCCAACTACTAAGGCAACAGACCGAAGAGGCACACGTTACAGCCAAAGAAACAGACGAGAAGCTGCAGCTCGCGCTGCAGGAGGCCGAGGAGGCTAAGGCAGCACAAGAGCGCGCAGACGACCAGATACGAGACTCTCCCAAAGCAAACAGCGCAGCCAACGTGAAGGGCCCCGGACCTGCCTCTTCAAGGAAGATCAGGCTGTCGGTCGAGGAGTTCAAGACCATGAACCACAAGATCGAGGAAAGCAGAACCAATGCTGACTCGAAAGTGCAGTCTCTCACGGCCGACTTGAACAAGATAAAGGCGAGCCAGAATGAAGCGTCGCAGAAGGCAGAGGTGATCTTGAAGCAGAGTGAGGACTTACAGTTGGATATTGAGGACGCTATCAAGAGGACCGAGGTGGCAGAGGCCGGGAGGAAGGTAGTCGAAGGCGAACTCCAGAAATGTCGTATTGTGGTCGGAGAGCCATCTGGAATATTGAAAATGGCAATAACTCCTGCATAGCACATAGCAACAAACACAAGAATATCCCTTCTTCTCATAAAACTTGTATAGCTGTTTGATTAAGTGTATCATTAGATTGTTTATATCAACATTATTTTCatgatttcaaataaaaaaaatcacagaaTTAACCTCAAAGAGAACAAATAATCATATCCATATAATAAGTTACACATATCTATATATGAAACTTCTTATATTTTCTTTACAACATATGTTAAGAGGATGCAAGATAAGGACATACTTGATTATATAGAGAAGCCGGCATCTGCAAATGGCTTCGTCTGTGGACGAGCATTGTGCAGACAGCTTCAAGATGGTACTATGGCTTGCTACATGAAATTATTTGACAACCTATAGCTATAAGATTGTTAGCTAGAATTCTAATTGTGGTTATTTAGAACTTGCAACACCGAGATCCTTGAATTTCTTTAACTCGGATTCCAAAGTCTCTGCGATGACTTCTTTATCAGCATCTTCAGGCAAAGTTACGTGAACGGAGCCTTGCTTTACTGGTTGGGAAGGTTGAGAAAGCAAGAACTGCTGCTTAACGTAGTTGTAGAGTTGTCGATGAAATGGATGGTCCAACGAATAGCAATTTGCCTCTGAATATTTTGAAGAGCCGGAAGATCTCTTACGACAGAAATGAGGAAGGGACGAATAGTCCATTATCTGCACCCGAGATAGTATGTTTCACTTTAGCTAACTTTCCACATTCAAACTCACAGGAAAAAATTGGAAAGCAAAAAAAGCAGTGGAAGTGGCTTTACCTTAAGTAGATCATCTTCTCCACAACTGGAGAGTACGTCGATTTTACCCCTCGTTCTTTCCTGAAGAAGTGGCTTTACTACCTGTGGACAGCTCTAAGATTACGCTctcgaagaaaaaaaaacaaagaaagtttGCTACTTGTCTTCTAATGATGTGCACTATAGCTGAAGTGAGACGAACCCTCCAACATGCTGAAAAGATGTATGGCGCATTCACAATGTAATAAGTTTGCGTTTTCTCAGGGTAGCTTAGATCGTCGATAGAAGAAATTATAGTCAGGAGCTGAAAAAGAACAACAAGTATCATTAGTGTTAACATACAAAAGAATCTACTGTATCAAGCCAAATATGTCTATTAATCGACCTTTATTTGGTTTAGGGCCGAGAGTTTCAAGCCGGTCATATCTAGAATCTTTATGCATTTACTTATATGTTTCCCATACTTTTTTGTTGCAGCAGGCTGCAATAAGAAATTAAGGATGGTAAGTCATGTGCAAGTGTTAAAAAAGGGAAGAAGTTAGAGAGGAAGTACGAGCATGGCTTACCAAAATTACACGATCCCTGTATTCGTTCATCTGAATGTGCGATTGCACATAATAATGAACCTAAAACGAAGAAAAATGCTGTCAGAGTTAATGAAGAGCTTTAGAAAATT is part of the Salvia splendens isolate huo1 chromosome 22, SspV2, whole genome shotgun sequence genome and encodes:
- the LOC121786825 gene encoding WEB family protein At1g12150-like, giving the protein MEEERIEKTEKEMVMNLKKNKFPLVGSYELKSSTHEYKRVHHLIGDPWQKINHDYHNINEEDGRFSKDSSHRKQKLLERETQHHMVIKELEFYKEQLRGAENDKAQAKQDLHKANLALHDLTGKLENLSESKQAAIKATEAMKRRAAELEVQQTEAQMGNAAWKLELDLERERYKASSGELIVAKQELANLRQDFDAALGAKLTAFQRIEDARQSTKASGDRQSMLSKEVAMLRRALDQVKFDSLQAQEEHLKLIAEKEVHLLVHKSAKEVAEMEIKALREVYAPEENLGRKLEEATEAIKLLQEQLNDVRASDLNSLQTAHSELDCARKELQQLLAEELSLRATVESLEHELERLKRDHTECEKKLSEAELEIEQMRLELAERTVELETAQSRNIREEMQSALDNLLAQVQAERDQAEKFHNDVQLLRQQTEEAHVTAKETDEKLQLALQEAEEAKAAQERADDQIRDSPKANSAANVKGPGPASSRKIRLSVEEFKTMNHKIEESRTNADSKVQSLTADLNKIKASQNEASQKAEVILKQSEDLQLDIEDAIKRTEVAEAGRKVVEGELQKCRIVVGEPSGILKMAITPA
- the LOC121787740 gene encoding phosphatidylinositol/phosphatidylcholine transfer protein SFH2-like, translating into MAVVTQEVINQLEALMEEVDESLDKTFKNVHQGYPHETFTRFLKAREGNAQKAHKMLVDCLEWRVQNDIDNMLAKPIVPEELYRGIRDSQLVGLSGYSNEGLPVFAVGVGLSTFDRASVHYYVQSHIQMNEYRDRVILPAATKKYGKHISKCIKILDMTGLKLSALNQIKLLTIISSIDDLSYPEKTQTYYIVNAPYIFSACWRVVKPLLQERTRGKIDVLSSCGEDDLLKIMDYSSLPHFCRKRSSGSSKYSEANCYSLDHPFHRQLYNYVKQQFLLSQPSQPVKQGSVHVTLPEDADKEVIAETLESELKKFKDLGVASSK